A single region of the Paramicrobacterium fandaimingii genome encodes:
- a CDS encoding DeoR/GlpR family DNA-binding transcription regulator has translation MAMDAQERRARVEQRVLADGEAEFRTLALEFDVSEMTIRRDIELLEEKGSVRRVVGGAIASRGKAAEPTFTSRALMGAREKAHIAAAAVELLQPGETVVLDSGSTVLAVARAIKGRGLGLTIITPSILVALELHDEPNTKIVMTGGVVRPGELSLIGAPSVSSFAQYNCDVFVMGVAGVDGKRGLSDYNGEEGAVKKAAMKTADRVIVVADASKLGRVQLMNVAAPGEITALVTDGDADDPALTGFRAAGVEVRCIPAR, from the coding sequence ATGGCGATGGATGCTCAGGAGCGGCGTGCGCGTGTGGAGCAGCGAGTTCTGGCAGACGGAGAGGCCGAATTTCGCACGCTCGCACTGGAGTTCGATGTGTCTGAGATGACGATTCGACGCGACATTGAGCTGCTCGAGGAGAAGGGAAGCGTTCGACGCGTCGTCGGTGGCGCAATCGCCTCGCGCGGAAAAGCGGCGGAGCCAACATTCACCTCGCGCGCGCTGATGGGAGCACGCGAGAAGGCACATATCGCCGCCGCCGCCGTTGAGCTGCTGCAGCCGGGCGAGACCGTTGTTCTCGACAGTGGAAGCACGGTGCTCGCCGTGGCGCGCGCGATCAAGGGGCGCGGCCTTGGCCTCACCATCATCACGCCGAGCATCCTCGTTGCGCTCGAGCTTCACGATGAGCCAAACACGAAGATCGTGATGACGGGCGGGGTGGTGCGGCCAGGGGAGCTGAGCCTCATCGGCGCGCCGTCGGTTTCCTCGTTTGCGCAGTACAACTGCGACGTGTTCGTCATGGGGGTTGCCGGAGTCGATGGCAAGCGAGGACTCTCCGACTACAACGGCGAAGAGGGCGCTGTGAAGAAGGCGGCGATGAAGACCGCTGACCGCGTGATCGTTGTCGCTGACGCGTCAAAGCTCGGACGCGTTCAGCTGATGAACGTTGCGGCTCCTGGCGAGATCACTGCGCTTGTCACGGACGGTGACGCTGACGACCCGGCTCTCACGGGATTTCGCGCGGCTGGCGTCGAAGTCAGGTGCATCCCCGCTCGCTGA
- a CDS encoding inositol monophosphatase family protein, producing MHASIDEDLLAIARGAAKAGALILDDSVGAHISVTAKSELGDVVTDVDRRAEQTIRSYLSARRPDDAITGEEYEATGGDASRYRWSIDPLDGTSNFVTGIPYFGSSVAVQDVATGRWIAGVVNAPVLRQEYFAQQGVGAWLLSRGSTVQLTGPDPDAKTVLFGTGFSYSSDMRARQFAELPLYMQNFTDVRSVGSAALGLCMAADGSTSAFVETDLYEFDWAAGALIAEEAGLTVIRPDAHRGGIWAYPDHIPLTIPD from the coding sequence GTGCACGCATCAATTGACGAAGACCTGCTCGCCATCGCTCGTGGTGCGGCCAAGGCCGGTGCCTTGATTCTCGACGACTCAGTGGGGGCGCACATCAGCGTCACGGCGAAGAGCGAGCTGGGCGACGTCGTCACCGATGTCGACCGTCGTGCCGAGCAGACCATTCGCAGTTACCTCAGCGCCCGCCGCCCAGACGACGCGATTACCGGCGAAGAATACGAGGCAACGGGCGGCGATGCCTCCCGCTATCGCTGGTCGATCGACCCGCTCGACGGCACGTCAAACTTCGTGACGGGCATCCCCTACTTCGGGTCGTCTGTCGCGGTGCAAGACGTCGCGACGGGGCGTTGGATCGCCGGGGTTGTCAACGCCCCTGTTCTGCGCCAGGAGTACTTCGCGCAGCAGGGCGTCGGCGCGTGGCTCCTGTCACGCGGAAGCACGGTGCAGCTCACCGGGCCCGACCCCGACGCCAAAACCGTGTTGTTCGGCACGGGGTTCTCGTACAGCAGCGACATGCGTGCTCGCCAGTTCGCCGAGCTCCCTCTCTATATGCAGAACTTCACAGACGTGCGAAGCGTCGGCTCGGCAGCGCTCGGACTCTGCATGGCGGCAGACGGCTCCACGAGCGCGTTCGTCGAGACCGATCTCTACGAGTTCGACTGGGCAGCAGGCGCTCTCATCGCCGAAGAGGCCGGGCTCACAGTGATACGCCCAGACGCACACCGTGGTGGCATCTGGGCGTATCCGGATCACATCCCGCTGACGATTCCCGACTAG
- a CDS encoding TIM barrel protein: MTLGINTCFAVKRWTRPDDILCIVGEELGLQVCQLSVDNVPLADPRSAESREYVRRFAATCDTAGVELDSIFTGLAAYSTSLLLDDDEDARNAAEAWYESLIVLGGIAGVRSVGGHIGALSVPTASDPARRERAMDELRDRMLRLSQRAENEGLATLLFENMAVSREPGSVRENALALESSLATASVPWQLCFDVGHPVAMASRDDDDALAPWFETRWKTNPMLQLQYSRPDADMHAGFDETDPAVGVNPTRVAAALAEGEWPNSSLFIEVMPAHEMRDDAVVPMLRRTVDVWTEVLA, translated from the coding sequence GTGACACTTGGCATCAACACGTGCTTCGCGGTGAAACGATGGACGCGGCCCGATGACATTCTGTGCATCGTCGGCGAGGAGCTCGGCCTACAGGTGTGCCAGCTCAGCGTTGACAACGTGCCGCTCGCCGACCCTCGATCGGCGGAGTCGCGGGAGTATGTTCGTCGCTTTGCGGCGACATGCGACACGGCCGGTGTCGAGCTTGACTCGATCTTCACCGGTCTCGCTGCGTACTCGACGAGCCTTCTCTTGGACGACGACGAAGACGCACGTAATGCGGCCGAGGCGTGGTACGAGAGCCTGATCGTGCTGGGTGGAATCGCCGGGGTGCGATCCGTTGGCGGGCACATCGGGGCGCTCTCCGTGCCGACAGCGAGCGATCCCGCACGTCGTGAAAGGGCAATGGACGAGCTTCGCGATCGGATGCTGCGACTGTCGCAGCGCGCAGAAAACGAGGGCCTGGCAACGCTGCTGTTCGAGAACATGGCTGTCTCGCGTGAGCCGGGGTCGGTGCGCGAGAACGCGCTGGCGCTTGAGAGCTCGCTGGCGACAGCATCCGTTCCCTGGCAGCTCTGCTTCGACGTGGGGCATCCTGTCGCCATGGCCTCACGCGACGATGACGATGCGCTTGCCCCGTGGTTTGAGACGCGCTGGAAAACCAACCCAATGCTGCAGCTGCAGTACTCGCGTCCGGATGCCGATATGCACGCAGGTTTCGACGAGACCGACCCGGCCGTCGGAGTGAACCCGACGCGTGTCGCCGCGGCCCTGGCCGAGGGTGAATGGCCGAACAGCTCGCTGTTCATTGAAGTGATGCCCGCGCACGAGATGCGCGATGACGCCGTCGTGCCCATGCTGCGCCGCACTGTTGACGTATGGACGGAGGTGCTCGCCTGA
- a CDS encoding MerR family transcriptional regulator, whose product MLSIGAVATAAGVTPRVVRYYEQSGLLVSERTAGGQRRYPESAIERVEFIQHLIRAGLTTEVIRDQLSCVNSRIATPYTIAKLTAQREHIAQRAGELMRMEQRLTDLIDSAQRTIAPENEAHESIGA is encoded by the coding sequence GTGCTAAGCATCGGAGCAGTCGCCACCGCAGCAGGAGTCACCCCGCGCGTTGTTCGGTACTACGAGCAGAGCGGGCTGCTGGTCTCAGAACGCACCGCAGGGGGCCAGCGGCGGTACCCCGAGTCGGCCATCGAACGCGTCGAGTTCATTCAGCACCTCATTCGCGCGGGCCTCACGACTGAGGTCATTCGCGACCAACTTTCGTGCGTGAACTCGCGCATCGCAACGCCATACACCATCGCGAAGCTCACGGCGCAGCGCGAACACATCGCGCAGCGCGCCGGCGAGCTGATGCGCATGGAGCAGCGCCTCACCGACCTCATCGACTCGGCGCAGCGGACCATCGCCCCAGAGAATGAGGCTCACGAGTCGATTGGCGCATAG
- a CDS encoding autoinducer 2 ABC transporter substrate-binding protein, with translation MHRKFASGLALGAVALLALTGCGTVGGGGGGTDDGGDVSPEDMTMVTVVKITGVGWFDRMEIGVNEFADESGIDARQEGADDASPEKQIQIIQDLIPQAPTAITVVPNSPKALETVLEQARDQGIIVVTHEAAGIENADIDIEAFDNKAYGAQIMDNLAQCMGEEGQYVSFVGGLTAKTHMEWVGGAQEKQEAEYPDMERVEDPIESKEDENVAYQRAKELLAKYPDLKGFQGSAGTDAAGIARAVQEAGLEDSVCVMGTSIPSVAKKYLEDGSIDKAFFWDPALAGKAQLKIAELLASGEQIEEGTDLGIEGYESLTKLEGFDNVYVGDAAIEVDADNVNDFDF, from the coding sequence ATGCATCGCAAATTCGCCTCGGGCCTCGCGCTCGGGGCCGTCGCCCTTCTCGCTCTCACCGGCTGCGGAACCGTTGGTGGCGGCGGAGGAGGAACAGACGACGGCGGAGACGTATCGCCCGAAGACATGACGATGGTGACCGTCGTCAAGATCACCGGCGTCGGCTGGTTCGACCGGATGGAAATCGGCGTCAATGAGTTCGCAGACGAGTCAGGAATCGATGCTCGTCAGGAGGGCGCAGACGATGCGAGCCCCGAGAAGCAGATTCAGATCATTCAGGACTTGATCCCTCAGGCGCCAACGGCGATCACCGTTGTTCCGAACTCGCCAAAGGCGCTCGAGACCGTTCTTGAGCAGGCGCGGGATCAGGGGATCATCGTCGTCACCCACGAGGCCGCGGGCATCGAGAACGCCGACATCGACATCGAAGCTTTCGACAACAAAGCCTACGGCGCGCAGATCATGGACAACCTCGCTCAGTGCATGGGCGAAGAGGGACAGTACGTCTCGTTCGTCGGCGGACTCACAGCGAAGACCCACATGGAGTGGGTTGGCGGGGCGCAGGAGAAGCAGGAGGCCGAGTACCCCGACATGGAACGCGTCGAGGACCCGATCGAGAGCAAGGAAGACGAGAACGTCGCCTACCAGCGCGCAAAGGAGCTGCTCGCAAAATACCCCGACCTCAAGGGCTTCCAAGGCTCAGCGGGAACTGACGCTGCCGGCATCGCCCGCGCCGTTCAGGAGGCCGGTCTTGAAGACAGCGTCTGCGTGATGGGCACCAGCATCCCGTCTGTCGCCAAAAAGTATCTCGAGGACGGATCAATCGACAAGGCGTTCTTCTGGGACCCTGCGCTCGCCGGAAAAGCGCAGCTGAAGATTGCCGAGCTGCTTGCCAGCGGAGAGCAGATTGAGGAAGGCACAGACCTTGGAATCGAGGGCTACGAGTCGCTGACGAAGCTTGAGGGCTTCGACAACGTGTACGTCGGTGATGCCGCGATCGAAGTCGACGCGGACAACGTCAACGACTTCGATTTCTGA
- a CDS encoding CPBP family intramembrane glutamic endopeptidase, whose protein sequence is MMNNLDSPAVTRPPQQKHTEGRRWGVGMRLLWQLLAVLAAVVVARLISAAVGGHPWLTFGIGLATGVLAIAVYAWVVRRTEHRAPVEVGLKAAAPALGWSAPAGIALFGAVIALIALGGYYTINGLGDPATALGLLGFMAGAAVSEELIFRGILFRIVEEWTGTWIALVLVGLLFGLVHLLNANATLVGALAIAIEAGGMLTAAYIATRKLWVPIGLHFGWNLAASAIFSTELSGSGAPTGLLDATTSGPALLTGGDFGPEASIYAVVFGVLATTAFMWVAYRRGYVVPVRGSARKRMIEAHPW, encoded by the coding sequence ATGATGAATAACCTCGACAGCCCGGCGGTCACCCGCCCGCCGCAGCAGAAACACACCGAAGGACGACGCTGGGGAGTGGGCATGCGGCTGCTGTGGCAGCTGCTTGCCGTGCTCGCGGCCGTTGTCGTTGCCCGTCTGATCAGTGCGGCGGTTGGAGGGCACCCGTGGTTGACGTTCGGCATCGGCCTGGCGACGGGCGTCTTGGCGATCGCCGTCTATGCCTGGGTCGTCCGGCGCACTGAGCATCGTGCTCCGGTGGAGGTGGGCTTGAAGGCCGCTGCGCCTGCCCTTGGCTGGAGCGCTCCAGCGGGAATCGCGCTGTTTGGTGCCGTCATTGCGCTCATCGCGCTCGGCGGCTACTACACGATCAATGGCCTGGGAGACCCCGCGACCGCCCTCGGGCTGCTCGGCTTCATGGCAGGTGCCGCGGTGTCCGAAGAGCTGATCTTCCGCGGCATCCTCTTTAGGATCGTCGAAGAATGGACGGGCACGTGGATCGCTCTGGTGCTGGTCGGTCTGCTCTTTGGCCTTGTTCACCTGCTGAACGCAAACGCCACGCTCGTTGGGGCCCTCGCGATCGCGATCGAGGCCGGAGGAATGCTCACCGCCGCGTACATCGCGACCCGCAAGCTGTGGGTGCCGATTGGGCTGCACTTCGGCTGGAACCTCGCCGCGAGCGCCATCTTCAGCACCGAGCTCTCGGGAAGTGGTGCTCCGACGGGGCTGCTGGACGCAACGACGTCGGGCCCCGCACTGCTCACCGGAGGCGACTTCGGGCCGGAGGCAAGCATCTACGCCGTGGTATTCGGCGTGCTGGCTACCACCGCGTTCATGTGGGTGGCCTACCGGCGCGGTTACGTGGTTCCCGTCCGCGGTTCTGCCCGGAAGCGCATGATCGAAGCGCACCCCTGGTAA
- a CDS encoding ABC transporter permease, whose protein sequence is MTLGNRMKTLASRLSGANNEGVLAIIIVVLVIVMSLMSPSFFTVHTLFSIMRSALVPGVLAIAVLLVIISGGIDVSFAAIAIFAAYTTVHFAHQGQFDPGIIGVLIIACVIGAMLGLVNGAVIARFRLPTLIVTLATQGIFRGILLVYVGSRYIAQLPDSMASLSTANLIAIESSRSYLPLLIVPVAVLVLLVAWMLRRTMFGRGIYAIGGDTEAARRAGFPVVRFQIVLYMLVGAIAAIGGLIHVILNRNANPQDIVGTELDVIAAVVLGGASIFGGRGSVLGTVLGVVLVQLINNSLLLMGVPTAWQRAAVGLLLVVGVGIQALSARRASRRTFVLDTVEA, encoded by the coding sequence GTGACACTCGGAAACCGCATGAAAACACTCGCGTCACGATTGAGCGGCGCGAACAACGAGGGCGTGCTCGCGATCATCATCGTTGTGCTCGTCATTGTGATGAGTCTCATGAGCCCGTCGTTCTTCACCGTGCACACGCTCTTCTCGATTATGCGTTCTGCGCTCGTGCCGGGCGTTCTCGCCATCGCGGTGCTGCTGGTGATCATCTCGGGAGGCATCGACGTCTCGTTCGCCGCGATCGCCATCTTCGCCGCGTACACGACTGTGCATTTTGCCCACCAGGGGCAGTTCGACCCGGGAATCATCGGCGTGCTGATCATCGCGTGCGTCATCGGTGCCATGCTCGGCCTCGTCAACGGCGCCGTCATCGCCCGGTTTCGATTGCCGACGCTGATCGTCACCCTGGCCACCCAGGGAATCTTCCGCGGCATCCTTCTCGTCTACGTCGGCTCACGCTACATTGCGCAGCTGCCCGACAGCATGGCAAGCCTCTCGACGGCGAACCTCATCGCCATCGAGAGCAGCCGCTCCTATCTTCCGCTTCTGATCGTGCCCGTCGCCGTGCTCGTGCTTCTTGTCGCATGGATGCTGCGCAGAACGATGTTCGGCCGCGGAATCTACGCCATCGGCGGCGACACCGAGGCAGCCCGTCGCGCCGGCTTTCCCGTCGTGCGATTCCAGATCGTCCTCTACATGCTCGTCGGCGCGATCGCGGCGATCGGCGGGCTGATCCACGTGATCTTGAACCGCAACGCCAACCCGCAAGACATCGTCGGCACCGAGCTCGATGTGATTGCCGCTGTCGTGCTGGGCGGAGCATCCATCTTCGGCGGCCGCGGCTCGGTTCTCGGAACCGTGCTCGGCGTTGTGCTTGTGCAGCTGATCAACAACAGTCTGCTTCTCATGGGCGTGCCCACCGCCTGGCAGCGCGCGGCCGTTGGCCTTCTGCTTGTCGTCGGTGTGGGAATTCAGGCGCTCTCGGCACGACGCGCGTCACGACGAACGTTCGTACTCGACACAGTGGAGGCGTAG
- a CDS encoding HIT family protein — protein sequence MTTLFSRIIAGDLPGRFVWNDPEVTAFLSTSPLKPGHTLVVPRLEVDQWTDADGDTLRRCMEVAQAIGKGVQRAWHAPRAGVVIAGFDVPHLHIHVAPVWSMSDFDFTNVSLEKDESVLDAAAEKLRAALLELGYEQAAGTEAGV from the coding sequence ATGACTACCTTGTTCTCGCGAATTATCGCCGGAGATCTCCCCGGGCGGTTCGTCTGGAACGATCCCGAGGTCACAGCGTTTCTCAGCACCTCGCCATTGAAGCCAGGTCACACGCTCGTCGTCCCGCGGCTCGAGGTCGACCAGTGGACGGATGCCGACGGCGACACTCTGCGCCGGTGCATGGAGGTGGCTCAGGCAATTGGCAAAGGAGTGCAGCGGGCGTGGCATGCTCCGCGAGCCGGAGTCGTCATCGCCGGCTTCGACGTGCCGCACCTGCACATCCACGTCGCCCCGGTCTGGAGCATGTCTGATTTTGATTTCACCAACGTCTCGCTTGAGAAAGACGAGTCGGTGCTGGATGCCGCAGCGGAGAAGCTCCGGGCAGCTCTGCTCGAGCTCGGGTACGAGCAGGCCGCGGGCACGGAAGCTGGGGTCTGA
- a CDS encoding BtpA/SgcQ family protein, translating into MTNWLTDVFASPKPVVGMLHLSALPGDPGYDSNAGISAIVDRAKRELGALQSGGVDGVLISNEFSLPYLTDTERITSVTMARVIGELNRDLAVPYGVNVLWDARASIDLAVATDAAFVREIFTGVYASDFGLWNTNVGEVARHRHRIGAANVKLFFNIVPESAAYLASRDLSSVARSTVFATLPDALCVSGLTAGAPTDTQSVSIVKQAAGDVPVFVNTGVKAENVADQLSVADGAIVGTYFKKDGRFENSADQSRVEQLMSAARSYRTQAAA; encoded by the coding sequence ATGACCAATTGGCTTACCGACGTCTTTGCATCACCGAAACCCGTCGTGGGGATGCTTCATCTTTCCGCACTGCCCGGTGACCCAGGCTACGACTCCAACGCCGGTATCTCTGCCATCGTCGACCGCGCAAAGCGAGAGCTGGGTGCGCTTCAGAGCGGCGGCGTCGACGGGGTGCTGATCTCCAACGAGTTCAGCCTCCCCTACCTGACCGACACCGAACGGATCACCTCCGTGACAATGGCACGGGTCATCGGCGAGCTTAACCGAGACCTTGCGGTTCCCTACGGTGTCAACGTGCTGTGGGATGCTCGAGCGTCGATCGATCTTGCTGTCGCCACAGACGCGGCGTTCGTCCGTGAGATCTTCACGGGCGTCTATGCGAGCGACTTCGGTCTGTGGAACACGAATGTCGGCGAGGTAGCTCGTCATCGGCATCGCATCGGGGCCGCTAACGTCAAGCTGTTCTTCAACATCGTTCCGGAGTCCGCCGCGTACCTGGCGTCGCGCGACCTCTCTTCTGTCGCGCGCTCGACGGTGTTTGCAACGCTCCCCGATGCCCTCTGCGTCTCGGGTCTCACCGCAGGCGCGCCGACCGACACACAATCGGTGTCGATCGTGAAGCAGGCGGCGGGCGACGTCCCGGTTTTTGTGAACACGGGCGTGAAGGCCGAGAACGTTGCAGACCAGCTGTCGGTCGCCGACGGCGCCATCGTGGGAACGTATTTCAAGAAAGACGGAAGGTTCGAAAACTCTGCGGACCAGTCGCGCGTCGAGCAGCTCATGTCAGCCGCGCGGTCGTACCGGACGCAAGCCGCTGCGTAG
- a CDS encoding ABC transporter permease — MPIRTQQSTAAQLNTRVDNTVRTWISHIHVDRGIGRMLVLLVIAFALFAIMNPRVFMNPLNLQNIMVSAPEIGILAIAMTLAMLTGGIDLSLVSIANLTAITISTLYTGVVANDPALAESLGGLIVLVGIAVGVLGGLINAFLISTVGITPILATLATMQIFNGIAIVWTGGKTLYGAPQALSGVGKATVAGIPVLFLLFIVVAIVIGLLVNRTPFGRKTQLQGANPAAARFSGIRSASVLYGTYLTTGLLGGLAGVLFVTRNPTASADYGTSYVLLVIVIAVLGGTNPMGGFATVTGVVLATLVLQVVQSGFNAIRLSSYEYSIAQGVILIGVMVFDQLRFRRRTRYVASTQTRNIASMSNVGDDADESADKVGSP; from the coding sequence ATGCCTATTCGAACTCAGCAATCCACAGCGGCGCAACTCAACACGCGCGTCGACAACACGGTGCGCACGTGGATCTCGCACATCCACGTCGACCGCGGAATCGGCCGGATGCTCGTGCTGCTCGTCATCGCATTCGCGCTGTTCGCCATAATGAACCCGCGGGTGTTCATGAACCCGCTCAACCTGCAGAACATCATGGTGTCGGCGCCCGAGATCGGAATTCTCGCCATCGCCATGACGCTCGCGATGCTGACAGGGGGAATCGACCTCTCGCTCGTGTCGATTGCCAACCTCACGGCCATCACGATCAGCACGTTGTACACGGGGGTAGTCGCAAACGATCCGGCACTCGCCGAGTCGCTCGGCGGCCTGATCGTTCTCGTCGGCATCGCCGTCGGCGTTCTGGGCGGCCTCATCAATGCCTTTCTGATCAGCACCGTGGGAATCACGCCGATCCTTGCCACCCTTGCAACGATGCAGATCTTCAATGGCATCGCCATCGTGTGGACGGGAGGCAAGACTCTCTACGGCGCCCCGCAGGCGCTGTCCGGCGTTGGCAAGGCGACGGTCGCCGGCATCCCCGTGCTGTTTCTGCTATTCATCGTCGTCGCGATCGTCATCGGGCTTCTGGTGAACCGCACGCCGTTCGGGCGCAAGACGCAGCTGCAGGGAGCGAACCCCGCTGCGGCGCGCTTCTCAGGCATCCGCAGCGCCTCCGTGCTGTACGGCACCTACCTCACGACCGGGCTTCTCGGCGGGCTCGCCGGCGTGCTGTTCGTCACCCGCAATCCAACAGCGAGCGCGGACTACGGAACGTCGTACGTGCTGCTCGTCATCGTGATCGCGGTGCTCGGAGGAACCAACCCCATGGGCGGGTTCGCAACCGTGACGGGCGTTGTGCTTGCAACGCTCGTGCTGCAGGTCGTGCAGTCCGGGTTCAACGCGATTCGGCTGTCGTCATACGAGTACTCCATTGCCCAGGGCGTGATTCTGATCGGCGTCATGGTCTTCGACCAGCTCAGGTTCCGGCGACGAACGCGGTACGTCGCCTCGACCCAGACGCGCAACATCGCCTCGATGTCGAACGTGGGCGATGACGCAGACGAGAGCGCAGACAAGGTGGGGTCGCCGTGA
- a CDS encoding sugar ABC transporter ATP-binding protein translates to MAERTDAPVLEVRDIVKVFGGVTALDGVSMSLLPGRVHCLAGENGSGKSTLIKIISGVEAPDGGEILIDGESINRITPARALRAGIQVIYQDFSLFPNLTVAENIVIPAAIASQKKLFNRARSRPDAQRIVDELGLILNLDADVETLSVADRQLTAICRALVQDARILFMDEPTTALTHSEVERLFALVRTLQERGVAIVFVSHKLDEVLEVSQDITVLRNGRMVASGDAREYSVQSLTVAMTGRDVDTTRLVNPLGEPGAPLLDVSRLDLPGAFNDVSFDLAPGEILGITGLLGSGRGEIVEALFGLLKPDSGTVTINGQALRLGSIRSSISAGIGYVPEDRLTQGLFLEKSIADNIIASSLGTHARGKVVLSQKRIAQTISTLFTRLKIKAPSVAAPVRSLSGGNAQRVVLAKWLATKPKILILNGPTVGVDVGSKNEILAILREAARDGMGVIMISDDVPELVSICNRVIIVRRGSIVAEFDSEQIDAQRIQEVMAA, encoded by the coding sequence ATGGCCGAACGCACTGACGCGCCCGTACTCGAGGTGCGCGACATCGTCAAAGTATTCGGCGGGGTGACGGCGCTCGACGGGGTGTCAATGTCACTTCTGCCCGGGCGCGTGCACTGCCTCGCCGGCGAGAACGGCAGCGGCAAGTCAACGCTCATCAAGATCATCAGCGGTGTTGAGGCTCCGGACGGTGGGGAAATCTTGATCGACGGCGAGTCGATCAACCGCATCACTCCCGCCCGCGCGTTGCGTGCGGGCATTCAGGTGATCTACCAAGATTTCTCGCTGTTTCCCAACCTCACCGTCGCAGAGAACATCGTTATTCCGGCAGCGATCGCGTCGCAGAAGAAGCTGTTCAATCGCGCCCGCAGCCGCCCCGATGCCCAGCGCATCGTCGATGAGCTGGGGCTCATTCTCAACTTGGACGCCGACGTTGAGACGCTCTCCGTTGCCGACCGCCAGCTCACAGCGATCTGCCGCGCTCTCGTGCAGGACGCTCGAATTCTCTTCATGGACGAGCCGACAACCGCGCTGACGCATTCTGAGGTGGAGCGGCTCTTCGCTCTCGTGCGCACGCTGCAGGAGCGTGGCGTCGCCATTGTGTTCGTCAGCCACAAGCTCGACGAGGTGCTCGAGGTGTCTCAGGACATCACCGTACTGCGCAACGGGCGCATGGTTGCGAGTGGAGATGCCCGCGAGTACAGCGTGCAGTCGCTGACGGTGGCCATGACGGGTCGAGATGTCGACACCACACGGCTGGTGAACCCTCTCGGCGAACCGGGCGCCCCTCTGCTCGACGTGTCGCGGCTCGATCTGCCCGGCGCATTCAACGACGTCTCGTTCGACCTTGCCCCGGGGGAGATTCTCGGCATCACGGGTCTTCTCGGATCGGGTCGCGGCGAGATCGTCGAAGCACTCTTCGGACTGTTGAAACCCGACTCGGGGACGGTGACGATCAACGGCCAGGCGCTGCGTCTTGGCAGCATCCGATCATCTATCTCGGCGGGGATCGGCTATGTGCCCGAAGACCGGCTGACGCAGGGGCTGTTTCTCGAGAAGTCCATTGCCGACAACATCATTGCGAGCTCGCTTGGCACCCATGCTCGGGGAAAGGTCGTTCTCAGCCAGAAGCGCATCGCCCAGACGATCTCGACGCTGTTCACGAGGTTGAAAATCAAGGCGCCCAGTGTCGCCGCTCCTGTTCGTTCGCTCTCCGGAGGCAACGCGCAACGCGTTGTGCTTGCCAAGTGGCTTGCAACGAAACCAAAGATCCTCATTCTCAACGGGCCCACCGTCGGCGTCGATGTCGGGTCGAAGAACGAGATTCTCGCGATCCTTCGTGAGGCCGCCCGCGACGGTATGGGAGTGATCATGATCTCTGACGACGTGCCCGAGCTTGTCTCGATCTGCAACCGCGTCATCATCGTTCGCCGGGGCTCGATCGTCGCCGAGTTCGACAGTGAACAGATCGACGCCCAGCGCATTCAGGAGGTGATGGCCGCGTGA
- a CDS encoding SDR family oxidoreductase, whose protein sequence is MVALNGAVAIVSGANRGLGREFARQLVARGARVFAGARDPRNIDIDGVEALPLDITNAEQTAEAARVASTASILINNAGVSTLSRLSDGTLDDIRREMEVNYFGTLNMVRAFAPVLARNGGGAMLNVSSVMAWLALDHSNSYGASKAAVWAMTNGLRAELAGAGTQVSSMFMASTDTDMTSSFDIPKHRPEDIVRIALDEFEAGTLEILADDTSVDLKAALSDDRGSNAA, encoded by the coding sequence ATGGTGGCACTCAACGGTGCAGTAGCGATTGTGTCGGGAGCGAACCGGGGCCTGGGGCGCGAGTTCGCTCGACAGCTCGTGGCGCGCGGCGCGCGGGTGTTCGCGGGGGCGCGCGACCCGCGGAACATCGACATTGACGGCGTCGAGGCGTTGCCCCTCGACATCACGAATGCCGAGCAGACCGCCGAGGCGGCACGCGTCGCGTCGACAGCATCCATTCTCATCAACAACGCCGGAGTCTCGACCCTTTCGCGACTGAGCGACGGCACGCTCGACGACATTCGCCGGGAGATGGAGGTGAACTACTTCGGCACCCTCAACATGGTGCGCGCGTTCGCTCCGGTGCTCGCGAGAAACGGCGGCGGCGCGATGCTGAATGTGTCGTCTGTGATGGCATGGCTCGCGCTCGATCACTCAAACTCGTATGGCGCGTCGAAGGCGGCGGTATGGGCGATGACGAATGGGCTGCGCGCTGAGTTGGCGGGTGCCGGAACGCAGGTGAGTTCGATGTTCATGGCCAGCACAGACACCGACATGACGAGTTCCTTCGACATTCCGAAGCACCGCCCCGAAGACATTGTGCGCATTGCGCTCGATGAGTTCGAGGCGGGCACGCTCGAGATTCTGGCCGACGACACGTCGGTGGACCTCAAGGCAGCACTGTCGGATGACCGCGGCTCGAACGCCGCGTAA